The proteins below are encoded in one region of Dioscorea cayenensis subsp. rotundata cultivar TDr96_F1 chromosome 18, TDr96_F1_v2_PseudoChromosome.rev07_lg8_w22 25.fasta, whole genome shotgun sequence:
- the LOC120282299 gene encoding LOW QUALITY PROTEIN: integrin-linked protein kinase 1 (The sequence of the model RefSeq protein was modified relative to this genomic sequence to represent the inferred CDS: deleted 1 base in 1 codon), translating to MSGKEGDQAPGGEELGSGSSSQAPTASKQKEKARVSRTSLILWHTHQNDAAAVRKLLEEDPGLVNAHDYDNRTPLHVASLHGWIDVAKCLLEFGANVNAQDRWKNTPLADAEGAKKHSMIELLKSYGGLSFGQNGSHFEPKAVPPPLPNKCDWEIDPSELDFSTSTVIGKGSFGEILIAYWRGTPVAVKRILPSLSDDRLVTQDFRHEVNLLVKLRHPNIVQFLGAVTERKPLMLVTEFLRGGDLHQYLKEKGALSPATAVNFALDIARGMAYLHNEPNVIIHRDLKPRNVLLVNSNADHLKVGDFGLSKLIRVQNSHDVYKMTGETGSYRYMAPEVFKHRKYDKKVDVFSFAMILYEMLEGDPPMSNYEPYEAAKYVAEGHRPTFRAKGYLLELKELTVECWSADMAQRPSFIDILKKLEKIKEAVSPDHHWHIFPQ from the exons ATGAGTGGGAAGGAGGGGGATCAAGCTCCCGGCGGTGAGGAATTGGGCAGTGGCTCCTCCTCGCAGGCACCGACGGCGAGCAAGCAGAAGGAGAAAGCTAGGGTTAGCCGGACGTCTCTGATTCTCTGGCATACCCACCAGAATGACGCTGCCGCCGTCCGGAAGCTCCTTGAGGAGGACCCTGGCCTTGTCAATGCTCATGACTACGATAACCGAACCCCTCTCCATGTCGCCTCGCTTCATGGGTGGATCGATGTCGCCAAGTGCCTTCTTGAGTTCGGTGCCAATGTCAACGCCCAGGACCGCTGGAAGAATACG CCATTGGCAGATGCAGAAGGAGCCAAAAAGCACAGTATGATTGAGCTATTGAAATCTTATGGTGGTTTGTCTTTT GGACAAAATGGTAGTCATTTCGAACCA AAGGCAGTTCCACCCCCTCTTCCCAACAAGTGTGACTGGGAAATTGACCCATCTGAGTTGGATTTCTCAACCTCAACCGTTATTGGAAAG GGTTCATTTGGTGAAATATTAATAGCCTATTGGCGTGGAACACCAGTTGCTGTAAAACGTATTCTTCCATCACTCTCAGATGATAGATTGGTGAC TCAAGACTTTAGGCACGAGGTGAATTTGCTAGTGAAGCTACGCCATCCGAATATAGTCCAATTTCTTGGAGCAGTTACCGAGAGGAAACCTTTGATGCTAGTCACAGAATTTTTAAGAGGG GGTGATCTCCATCAATATCTCAAGGAAAAGGGTGCTCTCAGTCCAGCAACCGCTGTTAATTTTGCATTGGATATTGCCag GGGCATGGCATATCTTCACAACGAACCAAATGTCATAATTCACCGTGATCTAAAACCAAG GAATGTTCTTTTGGTGAACTCCAATGCGGACCATTTAAAGGTTGGAGACTTTGGACTAAGCAAGCTGATCAGAGTCCAGAATTCTCATGATGTGTACAAAATGACTGGAGAAACTGGGAGCT ACCGATATATGGCTCCTGAGGTATTCAAGCATAGGAAGTATGATAAGAAAGTTGATGTATTCTCTTTTGCAATGATATTATATGAG ATGCTTGAAGGAGATCCTCCTATGTCAAACTATGAACCTTATGAAGCTGCAAAGTATGTTGCAGAAGGCCATCGTCCAACATTTCGTGCGAAAGGGTACCTTCTGGAATTGAAAGA ATTGACGGTTGAATGCTGGTCTGCTGACATGGCGCAGAGGCCTTCTTTTATAGATATTCTCAAGAAGCTTGAGAAAATCAAGGAGGCGGTTTCACCTGATCATCATTGGCACATCTTCCCACAGTAA